tatttttatatgtgtattctttacacatgtatgcGCCAAAATGAGagcacgtttactccatgtgaatggaccctaatatggAGTAGTCCTTTAAAAATTTCATACAGGAATAGATCCTGAGCTCTGGGATGTCTAGGTGTATGTGATTTGAAGcaggatataataaaaaaaacccatcaaaataaggctaaggccccacatagcaggccacacagaaaaagtgctgcaggaaaaaaatgtggTGGAAACGCGCTGCGGTTTGTCCTACAGCACTTTACACAGAAAGAACATAGAGtttccctctgcggactttctgctcgcATTATACTTATAGAGAAACCGCCAGCTTTTCcgtagcaataattgacatgctgcgattttcaaaaacacaacggttttggaagttGCAGCATTTCAGCGTTGTggtatgtgtggatgggatttgctgcaGGCCAAACCGTGGTGGCCCGGCCTAAATCCAACAAGACTTCTAAGAGATACATGAGAGacatgcctactagagatgagcaaatactattcaaaacagccgtttcgaatagcacgctcccatagagatgaatggaagcggcctgcACGCAgaatttgccggcggccagccgctgaACCCcttgcatgccggctgcgtccattcatttgcattggagcgtgctattcgaaacggctgtttggaatagtgttcgctcatctctaatgcctaccCCCCAGACAGCCTTCCCTGTACCAGCGTGtacagagtaagggtgcattcacatctgtgtgGTTTAACCCATTCTTCTAGTCCATGTTAGGATTAAGCAATAACAAAGGATCCATCTAAATTGCAGATAACAATGaatcctataatggggtccatctggtATCCATTATTTTCTCATTGATATCGCCGGATGAAGTTGTTGGGCTTTCAGGACTTTTTGTCTGCAATTTCagatggattctgcaccagaagatcaccaacacagatgtgaacttatctTAAACTGTCAATCTCTGGCTGTGGGCATCCTGGGGGGAATTTATAAAAGTGCATATGCCTGAAATTGTCATAAACAAGTTAAAAATAGGATCATTTTTGtaacaaaaattgcaactttttaacaATTTGTATCCCGCACAATGCTTTTTATAAAAATGTCCATGTCGAGACTTAGGCCCGGTCCACATCTGCCGTTCAGGCAGTCCGCTTGGAGagccccaaacggaaacctatacgcatagaaaaacagttacctgggaaaacacgtggacctcatagactataatggggttcatgtggtttctgcaatttttttctcttcattttttgtCCTGACACCGAACAGtcacccattataatctatggggtctgcgtgttttccTAGGTAATcgcttttctatgtgtataggttttaatttggggggtccccaaatggactccacaaatggaataccaaacgcagatgtgaaccgggccttagagggAGGATCGGGGCTTCCTGTGTCATGGCAGATTTATAAGAATTTAGGCTAGAGATCGTTGAAAAAATGTTGGAacaaatctacaacaacaaatcTTATTTCAAGACATCACAACAGTATTGAATACACATGGACTCATAAGTCTGATAATatctttattatcattattttgtAGAAAATCATGCAATTTTACAGTGTTATTCTAAATGTTTCTATACCTAATCACCGTTCTATGAATATAATGTAAATGTCCATTTATCTCTTTAGCCCCACCCATTTGGTCTTTATCTCCAGGCCTGGCTCTTCTCCCATGCTGAAGTACTGAAGTGGGAGACTATGGAACGTGAAACCATTAATGCTAGTGAACTCACATTATACATTCTACTTGTCCCCCTCACCAAGAAAGGGTATGGTATCCATTTTGCAACCTAGGCAAAGATTATTTTGGGCCAGCTGATACATTTGATGTTCTTTGTGACCAATTATTTTCAGAATACTGATCCATTACTAATAGTACCCAATGTTTGCCTGAGAACAGATGAAGTGTAGGCCCATACTACCATTATTAATATCTGATGCTCTCATCCGTCATAGAATAAGAGCAATAGACATTAAGTGACTGATGCAGAGGGAGGCTCTGTCTGGTGTGTGAATTTCctcttaggtaaaaaaaaaaaacatgccatgtttattacattgaagtcaatggggacaTGCCCAgacgaggggaggggggggtctccATCTGCATCCATCGCTCTATTACCATGATGAAAGCAATGGCCTTTCATAATGGCACATTGAGCAAAAGTAAAGGGAAAGCCCTTCTAGTTATTGCATTCATTGGAATCAGgtgcatacaaaatatataattcCCATAGACTAACATTGGTAATAGTATGAGTTGCATTAAATTGCTCAGTGACTTTAAGTTTTACTTTTTGTCATGGGTCAGTGTTAGAATTTTATATCTGCTAGAATAACCCCGGTCAACTTAGTTATTAATGCCAATTCTAGGGATGAAAACAACTCAGCTACTAAGTAGCACTTCATGCAAACAGAGGAGTGGGCTCCATGTGAGGCATTAAAGTCACCTATCCACCCATCAGTCACTACATAGTTCCAACCTGCCTGTGGACTGGATATCAGCACAAGAACTTTGCATCATATAGGTTCATGAAATGAGTTTCCATTGCTTGAGCAGCTGCACACAGGCTTAAGATCTCCTTGCACTATGCCAAGCATCAACTGTACTGATGTATACAGAGGCCACCAATGAATTCTGATTCATCTTTGTGACAAAATTCCGGAAAGATCTTTCCTCTACCCGGAGGAATATGCAAAGGGAGACCCATAAAGTCATGGTTTGACAATTTTTGGTTTGCAGGAACTTGAGTCCTCAGCACAGGTCTCTGATCTGAACCCATCAAATACTTTTGCAATGAAACGCCAATTGTGAGTCACTGTAACATTGGTGTCTAATCTCCccaattttttttgtggctgaATGGGCCCTAATCCAATGGACACTCTCCAAACTCTTGAATTCATAGGTTTTAGAATGGTGAAGTCCAACATGCTAATATTGGTGTGATGTTCAGGTGTTTTACTTTTGGCTATAAAGAGTAGGTTACAAAATGGTTACATCACCTTGGTAAAAATAGGTAGGAGTCTTTGAGCAATTTGCCTGCCCCATGTTGTCCATACAGCGTAAAAATCACTGTATGCTTTTAAAGAAGCCATCCTATTTGAACAATACATTATCCAGCCATAATATGATGGAAAGTTGCTTTTCAGCATATATCCTTAACAGGTTCTTTAATATTCGGTAAGTAAATTAGTATAGCATGTTCTTATTAGCCTCAATTTCAACTTGAGGTCAACCAACTTCAATTGCAAAATGGTGAAGCAAAGAAAAGGATGGAAGGAATGTTATTGGTTCATATGGGCAGCACCACATTGTTCCAATATTCTTCATAAAAAGTAACTTTCCTATACTCCTGGTTCTATGAATTCTTCCCAATACATACAGTGTTGAAAACATTCTGCGCTAATAAtaatttaaagatgacctttcagaattttttctctacccccacctttcctgagaaatcaatgctgttaattttggtgcctgataagttacttagactctgtactgtaaagtgggtggtgtcaggcacgAGCCGACAAGAAGGCGTGCCACAGAGCTTGAATCGGTGGTGAAcagtgttagggggcattcacacaatgtaatgcggcgttgattctgacatgtaaactcgtgtcagaaccagcgctgcaaaacagaatcccattgacttcaatgggttacgtttagcgcgcgtaacactttgaaatcaatgggaggctttttaacccgttTATTTTAATGTGTTCcgtgcgctaaacggaacccattgaagtcagtggaattctgttttgcagcgctggttctgacacaagtttacatcgtgttacatcgtgtgaatgcccccttagagctCAGGATCACACCCGTTGTCTGATGtcacccacttgacaatagagaaTCTAGTTAGCTTATCAGGTGCAAAGCCAAAAATCACTGATTGGTCAGgaatggtggagatggtgaagaaCTTGAGGCGGTGGATAATCCTCTTTAAATACATCTCAGGATTGAGCTGTCAACACTGACCTATATGTAAATCTTACAATATGTATCTACAGACGTAGTTTAGTTTAACGTGACTGTTTCTATTTTGAAGATTGGTATACAAGAATTGGGCCAAAGGTGCAAGTATATTTCTATGTTCCACTCTTAGAATAGATAATAGCTGTCATTGTACCAGAGGGAATCCACAATGGAGCCTATGTTGCAGATGTGAAGCGAGCCTAAAGATAACTAAAATCTCAAGACAGGCAAAAAGAATATACTGTAGTAATAGCTTTAGCTATTATATTATCCTATATAATAAGATTAATGATAACCGCTGAGAAGCttcacacatactttcacatatatacagtacgtgTGCTCATTTCACAGCGCAGGTGACAGTGAGAAGATATGCACCTCCGAGCCTTTATATCTTTGTACTTTCTAAAAATAGACAAACTTTATGATATATTCACTCTCTAATATGTGATATGGCCATACTTAGTAGTCAAGATAAGGGACAGATTGGTAGTGGACATAATGCCTTCTATGATGGTTCTAGATCATGCGGTGTGTAGCCTGCCTACTGTATATGCCAGTACCATTCAGTGCTATGGATATATATTCACTGCATGTCCTGCCATATAATTCCTATATAATGTTTTACAGGGATATTCTGCTCAATGGAGCACTCCATATTTTCATGTACTTTAGATTTCCGATCAAAAACCTATTAAATTGGACGGACGTGGTGGTTGTACAATATGGGACCATTCTCTTATATGGAAGCCATATTGCTATTGTGTACAAATTGAAGATTGTGTAGGGCCATTTGCCCAAGACCTTATGATAATCTTATATAAAGGCCACATAGAACagacacagtggggcagatttactaatactgtctaaaagaTAGACTAGACAGacataggccggggccccacgtggtctAAACGCCATGGTTTcgccattttacagtccctgcatagtcCCTGTGAAATCCCAgccacacactgtggaaaaatacCACAGTGGACACACTGTTGTCTCCAAagccggcatggttttggaaactgacacgtcaattatacctacggacgttctgtgaaaagagctgcgggaaaaaccaaaaTACATTTCCGCCTCAGTTCTTCCCAAAGTGCTTTGTTGCTGCCGCCCACTATGTGGGAGCTTAGCCCGAGAGAGTTTTTAGCGACAAATTACTCAACAATTCTGCCGCATTTTGCTCTGTAAATCTTTCCCAATGTCCTGTGGTTTAAAACTAAGTGGTCAAGCCAGCCACCACTGTATTCCTAATGGCTTGTTTCCAGTCAATAGCCGCATGGTTTGTGGGTGGCTGCACAGCCATTGACTAGGAAGTTTTATTATACAATCAGATTGTAATGAACCAATGCAATACCGCAGAGGCTGGCATGGTCGCACAATGTTCTAATCTTCCTCCGTACTGTATGGCCTCACCTTTATAGTGTGTGATATCATGTCCGCCTTGATAATGAAAATGAAGTCAGAGGTCCTTAAGTGTCAGCATAGttataatgataataatgatgGAAATTTTGGAATAAAACCAGTATTATAAATCTGTAGTTTTCTAGAGTTCTGGATCCACAATTAATCAGATTACTCTTTCGCTTTTATCATTAGTGCAAATTAACTTCATAAAATGAATTGCTGTGTATGGACCTTAGGTGTACGCTAGATAACACAATGTAGCATGCAGAATCTGCAcaatgtcctattccttcacacATAAAAGTCAGAACTGATCATTACTGGTCTCTAGTCTGTGCGTGCTTTGCAGCCATACACAGGGTTCAAGTATACCAGGAACCACATGCCCATATTACACTAAATAACTGTTAATAATGTCACATTTTCTGTCTTTGTAGTTTATTCTCCGTTCTAATAGATTTATTATCAAACAGCTTTGGCATTGTAAATTCTGACCAAATTGGACAAAACCGCTATAAATTTACTGCACGCTGAGCCTTCAATCCATGTTTGTCCACACATACAGTACTTACAGTGGGGTCTGAGGACAACTCCCTAAAAATAATTTTCCACTTTTTGTAACTAGGTACCTGggaacatatataatatatatatttatgtcccAAAATGCTGCTCTCAGTTAAAATCCTCAGGTTAAACTTTACTCGAGAGAAAATCTGTTTTAACCCTTGAGAGACCACCTAAGTGATAAGGGGTGTAGCCCCTATGTTGGGAATAGGCATAACTGTTTTTATTTTAAGACATATCATTTGCTGTTTACTTTTCATCTTCATCGCCTTCACTCATGCTGCTGATAGAGGCAGAAGCTGCACCCTTGGGTGACAATGGAGGGGAAGGCTTATTGAGCATCCAGGGCAAGGTCGGTGAAGGAGAACGGGATGGAGAACGTTCTCGAGTAGGGCTGCTTGTAGGACTCTGCCTTGGAGATAGTGCTTGAAGCATTCtcccactcctctcctgaaacatctgcttctggaagaaaatgaacaCTATTAGTACAATGCATTAGatcagtttttaaaaaataaatttatatctGTTATATCTAATGGTTAGTAGGAGGTTTTTAGTAACAAAATAAATCCTATAGCCATATATTGCTATGAGCTATAGCCATTTAACAGGCGTTCAGAAGCTGTATAAAGTATACTATGCACCCAGTGAGCGAGGGCATCCTGCACCACAACATCCGTATGCCTTGTACTAAGCCATAGCATAATCATATTGGCCAGATGGGAACTTTCAAACTAAGCAGAACATTGGGGTATATTTCCTAATATTGCCTAATACAGGGGGCAACAACCTTTTTTGTATCGtgttctaataaaaaaaaaaaaaaaaagtcaaagacGAAGTAGTCATTGTGccatgcaataattgtaaggatgtCGCCCCCAACATGAACGATATATGACATACACCATAACAATTCATTTCAGTGTGATCCTTGTCCATGACTTTTTTGCACCAAGATGATTCTTCTCCGGTGGATAGGCCTTTTGGCTGAACAGTAGAGTAATCTGCAATAAACCACCTCTGAGGAGTCTGGTCTTCTATGTTGTATAAACCCATACAAATCTGTCCAGCTTTGTAGAAATTAACAAACACCTACTTTAGCGTGGTCACCTGCCATATCATAGATTTGCACTTGGTTCAGCATAGATAGCATATAAATGTACAACAGTAAGTACACAATGTTAAATAAAACCTAATAAAATAACCtcttagtataaaaaaaaaacccttaggaTATTATGATAACATAAAAGGATGAAAGTACCCAGGCACCATCAGGACCAAACAACTCCAGAAAATTCCCAATAAACTCCCTTGACTTTTCTTCCCATTTCTGAATTAAATCGTGACTTTTTTCTTCCACCTTGTAGACGAATTCTTTGGATTTTTCTTCtacatttttcactttttctttcattttatcTACTTGGTTTTGAAATCTGTATTTTTTCtcctaacaaataaaaaaaattctaattattTTAATCATATAGAACAAATATACAGCAAATACAAATAGAGCAAATAGACAGcaaatatatagagagagtaaATATACAGCAAATATATAGAGAGAAAACAAACAGCAAATATATATAGAGGAAATACATAGtaaatatatagagagagtaaATATACAACAAATATAGAGCCTGCCAAttggtacagtatataattaGAAGCACAGTTACAGGGGTATCACTAGCATGGAGATATGCACCTGCCCATAGCCCCTGATTTTCATGTGAGAACTACGTTTTATTAGATAACAGAACCGTGCTTAGGACATTAGTTCACCTGCAAAGGTGGCGGAATGACATCACCACTGATTGTGGGATAGAGGAATAGATGAGTATAAGTATATTTTTTCTGTGTGACTAGGGGGTACCTTTACCTATCATGGGGCactattattagggttgagccgatcttgagatttcaagatcgattttaaaatccgatttccgatcattttccagccgatctcgatcgtgaaatttgctcgatcgccgatcggaatccgatcttttccgctcccaatcttcaaccctagtcaatgcttttctatgggaaaagacacttttagggttgagccctggaaaagattgggtcggaattccgattgcgatcatgaaatttactcgatcgccgatcggaatccgatcttttcccatcctgatcgctcaaccctaactattaCTTGGAATCACTAAGAAGATCATTAtaactgtgtgggagcactattTTTGGCAGTTTTATGTCTGTGTCCTAACCAGGTTTTTGGCAGCTAGGACACTggcccattcatctctatgaccTCATACACACCCGTGTAGTATCACAGGCCCGTGTATGAATTAATGAGCCTGAGGTCACACTCAGGACTCAGTATACCTATATCTGTCTGTTTTGTGGCCTGGGAATCACTAGATGAAGtgaatgaaatatgtggagacatGGGCAGCTCATGATTGTCATCCATCTGTCTTACCTTGTAGCGGCCACATGTGCACGTAGTCTTACTGTCTAATGCAATACTACCTTCGTGAATAACATTACTGGGGCACAACATGGGGTACTGTTTGTTTAGCAATATTACTTTATAAGGCAATACTGCCGCAATTGTTTTTAGGAATGATATCAGTTTTGGGGTGTCATTATGGTTATGATAATACTATATTTAAACACAATATTTGGGGGGCACTGTGCTACACAACAGGTATTATAATCATCAATCACAGAATTGTGGGGAATACGATAACTGCATAGAAATAATTTGCTTTGCACAGATGGGCATCGGGATACACAGGGAATCCAGCATATCTCTCATGGCTTTCTTATAAATGGAAGCCATGATCCTAATTTGAATACAGTAATGCTCGACATAAAAGGTTTAATCCAAATGTCATATACTGGTACATTcaatttatttcatatttatttatatatcaaagcattttaaagggattctccagaatTTAGGGTTTTATGGCTTAGGTTTGGAATAGGTAATAAAtatctggaagcagaaagctctgggTCCTTTATAGTAGCTTGGCATTCATTGAACTTTCCGGGTCATAATACTGGGCACAGAGCCAACTACTCCTGGCCATGTGTTGTGTATAATACGGGTGTCGTATTCGGCCTTGGCACGGGGGCCGACTGTCGCTCCCTCACCAATCATATTTATGGCTTattaaaaattttttgcaaaatgtCACGATGCTGATAAATTTTGGAGATAATATACAAATACATTTTCTCCTTAAGAAGACTGACTTTGCAGGCCACCTTCCAGGTAAGTCTTATAGGCTATGCATACTATGCTAGAAATTCTGACAAATaattgatagggaatttagattgtgggtctaacttgggacagtgagtgatgtcaatatctgtaaagcgctgcagaatatgtttgtGCTTTATAAGTGAGAACATGGTGGAGAAATGAAAACTCTGTAGCATCACCTTTTGGACAAGTAAGtccttatagatcaatgcctggcttTTAAGAAGCCTagtgacatgaccatggattaaAAAGCCAAACCAGGCGGCTAATATCAGGGTTATTGCCCGTCATCAGTGCAGTGCAGGATACTGGTTGGCTGGGTGAAGGCTTTGGGCTATTACGCGTACTAGATCTTCAACCCAACTTCTGAAATGAGACTATACAAAACATTATGCAATGTTTTAAAAAACTTGTCTAATTTCTGTCCAAGCAGTAAATCCCATTCACAATTCAATCCATCTGTATAAACAAATGTGCATGGTGCATTATTTGGGTCTGAAATGCTCTAACAACCATATACAATGATAAATGAGGGCCTATACCGTATGTCTTGTCAGTTGACGCCAGGTTATATGATGCCATAAGAAACTGTAAAATTAGTGTTCTCACCGGGATTCCTAACACTAACACATTATTATCAGGAATAAGACATGAAGTCTGGTATTACATGTGGAATTCATTTAGCTTTAAGAGGGGATTATAGGTCTAATCCCCCTATAATCCATCAAACTGTAGTAATCATTTATGATGAAAATGGAGATTTCTACCCAATGTTGTACATAACACTCCGCACTCTACATTGTATAGACACAGCAAATAAAATGGGAAAACTGGTTTTAAACACTGTGTTTAACAAAGGGGAAGAAAAAGTAGCCGCTATGGAACCGGCGTTGTCAGCAGTCTTTATACTTACGTTTATAAAACTAACATTTAGCTCTTTTGCAGTGTATCCCCTCTGGAGATTGCGCCTGGCATAAACATCATAATCACGGACGATTCTAGTGATTATGTCTGACGTTGAGATACCTTCTGTCCTCTGTGTTGGTACAAACATGCCTGTCACAGAGAGGAAAGGTGCGCTGGATGATAGGATTTTATTTGACTGTGGCTAAAACATGATTATGTACCAATCTCATGgatgtcatctgtatctcacaCAACATTAATTCCTCAGAACAGATATGGCTTTACATTCTGTATAGAATAAATATCAGGGGTTAATGTCAATTTGGTAATTTGACAACATTCTGACCTTTTTTATACAAATCTACAATAGCCAGCCATTATTATGCAACAGTATTAGCATCTGAGTTGGGCGATCTGAGTTTGCAAATACTCCTGTTACGAGTATACATAGACTCATACTCATACTCATAGACTCATACTCATAGTATCTAAAGCGTATGACCATCTTAACTCTTTTATGAACACAACAGAGGAGTATTCATCTCACCAAAATACAGCCAACATTTTGTAAACTGTTTACTAGAGAATTTGTTTATTAGAGTTTTGTTGCTATATATTATCATATTCAAGTTAACGTCTGCTACAATTGTATGTTTGTTTAATATCCCACATAATATtacaattctggaacatcttttctaAGGCTTGTTTAACATCTACattcgatattccgtttggggagtccgcatgggaacccccagaacggaataccgaacacattgacaagtggtgaccactgaaagcacacggaccccataatggggtccatgtgttttctgtgcggtgtccgcacgagtcatatggagaggaaagtagttcatgaagtgcttttctctctgcatgaatcatatatatggaaaacacacagataccattatagtctagggggccgtgtgctttcagtgctcaccattTGTCTATGCACTCagaattccattcagggggtccccatgtggtctCCCAAAATGGAATAAcacaagcagatgtgaaccgggccttagaacgTTACCTTCCtcctaaataaataaatgaaatatccTGTATATAGCCCTGATAAAACTTGCTGCCTTCAGTCACCAATAGGGGGAGCTCAGAGCATAGGTATAATATAACTACACTGAACTAAACAGAATTTGCTACACTATCCTTACACTGTGTTTCCCCTAGTGGCTCTGCAGGAAAATGGCATGAAGTATTGTGGGGAAGTGGGAGAAAAAGATCAGTGCTGGGCCTCCTCCCCCATTGGAACCTCATAGCAGCTGAGTGGTCTACCTACATGGTAAGTATACCACTGCAGGAGACAAGGAGCCCTTAGAAGTTCTGGAATACCCCCAGTGGTAGGAGGTAGGATGACAGGAGGGTTATCCAACATAATGCCCCCTACAATGCAATGTGGTTGGTTTTATATTGAGTTTCTTGGTGACAGACAGCCTTTAAGAAATGCCTTTACAACATTCTTTGCAAACCCAGTCATCTTAGATAAGTGGTATCCCGGCCTGTGCAATGTATCTACAGTGGGTGAAATTTTAATGATTATGAATTTTTATACCATTGTTAACTATTCTTCCACCATGAACATTGACTAAGCTAGCCATTACCCCTAGTCCCAAACTGGCCCAATTTGTAAGAATGAATGGACCAGATTATGAGTGGATGATGCCCATTACACCTTGCAGATTACCTGCCTCCTTTATGTGTTTGTAGACATCATCAGAACCTGCTGATGAATAAGGGATGTCGTCATGAGCCACAAAGTCAATCTAGAAATGAAAGACACATCAGATTATTAAACATTACCATTATAATAAAGTTATAGGACGTAAGGACAATAAAACCAGCTGTGATTAATAAAAGCCCTGGCGGACATTGCTCACTGGAATATATTGCTCCTGTGATGAAGCTGCCGTCAATTTCCACCATAGACATAGCATAAGCTATAACCTCATCATCTACAAAGTATAAAAGATAGTTCAGCAAATTCACTGTGTTTAACTCTGGCTGGGAGATGCAATGCATGAAAATTTAATGAAGCAAATTGCATTTGATCAAAGTAATAGGAATTCCAGGAGTATGCATATAAGATGATGAAGACATCAAGGGAAGATGTGAAGGATTTCTTCTAAATTTGTGTCACATCTAAACCCAGAATCCAGGCATGAATTATGATACAGTGTCATTCAATAACGCTCAGTACCGTGTTCTAGGGTGTTGCTCTGTACTGCAAGTATCAACTAAGGTATTGGTTCTTTAGCATAAGATAGATACAATAGGTGTAtaaacatctatatatatatagatatatgtatgtataggcagcaaatccaatgtgaacaggtgcaagctgcTATGGCATTTATAAAAATACAACTACAGCAGCACTCTGTGAATAGCACCAAGAGCTGAAAATACATTGCTGGAGTGCGGGTCCAATATAGGGGGCTACCTTCCACATACACTCCCATGCACAGGACTATTTCATTGGATTAGCGCACACTCTTAGATCCTAGATCAGACTCCTATCagtgaatgaggtcgccttgttgtGACAGATGAGCTTTTACAAGATTGATCAATCATGTATACAATGAACCTCAAATTTATATGTATAGATAATAACCAATTTGTAGCAAATTCATATGTGTATAAAATATGTGGCAGCAATGCATTTTCAGCTCTTTATAGTTTTTGGGGCTGTCTACATagtgttaggcccggttcacatctgtgttcggtattccttgGGGAGccccttgaacggaatactgaacacattaaaaagcggtaagcGATGAaatcacatggatcccataggctataatgggtccgtgtgttttccgcacggtgtccacatgACCTTAACGTTTCTTACACGGTTTCTTTGATTTCCAGTCCTCTTCTGTGAAATGGCCACCAGCCTCTCAGACTAGTCCTGTACTTTAGT
This sequence is a window from Leptodactylus fuscus isolate aLepFus1 chromosome 2, aLepFus1.hap2, whole genome shotgun sequence. Protein-coding genes within it:
- the PCYT1B gene encoding choline-phosphate cytidylyltransferase B isoform X3 is translated as MPVLSLDAESETGIPNSLCGDLRLETMEELEHTCPQPRSTLATPAPFAVDTSCQCKAPHEKLTIAQAHLGTPVDRPVRVYADGIFDLFHSGHARALMQAKNLFPNSYLLVGVCSDELTHKYKGFTVMNENERYEALRHCRYVDEVITDAPWTLTPEFLEKHKIDFVAHDDIPYSSAGSDDVYKHIKEAGMFVPTQRTEGISTSDIITRIVRDYDVYARRNLQRGYTAKELNVSFINEKKYRFQNQVDKMKEKVKNVEEKSKEFVYKVEEKSHDLIQKWEEKSREFIGNFLELFGPDGAWMFQERSGRMLQALSPRQSPTSSPTRERSPSRSPSPTLPWMLNKPSPPLSPKGAASASISSMSEGDEDEK
- the PCYT1B gene encoding choline-phosphate cytidylyltransferase B isoform X2, translated to MPVLSLDAESETGIPNSLCGDLRLETMEELEHTCPQPRSTLATPAPFAVDTSCQCKAPHEKLTIAQAHLGTPVDRPVRVYADGIFDLFHSGHARALMQAKNLFPNSYLLVGVCSDELTHKYKGFTVMNENERYEALRHCRYVDEVITDAPWTLTPEFLEKHKIDFVAHDDIPYSSAGSDDVYKHIKEAGMFVPTQRTEGISTSDIITRIVRDYDVYARRNLQRGYTAKELNVSFINEKKYRFQNQVDKMKEKVKNVEEKSKEFVYKVEEKSHDLIQKWEEKSREFIGNFLELFGPDGAWQMFQERSGRMLQALSPRQSPTSSPTRERSPSRSPSPTLPWMLNKPSPPLSPKGAASASISSMSEGDEDEK
- the PCYT1B gene encoding choline-phosphate cytidylyltransferase B isoform X1, which codes for MPVLSLDAESETGIPNSLCGDLRLETMEELEHTCPQPRSTLATPAPFAVDTSCQCKAPHEKLTIAQAHLGTPVDRPVRVYADGIFDLFHSGHARALMQAKNLFPNSYLLVGVCSDELTHKYKGFTVMNENERYEALRHCRYVDEVITDAPWTLTPEFLEKHKIDFVAHDDIPYSSAGSDDVYKHIKEAGMFVPTQRTEGISTSDIITRIVRDYDVYARRNLQRGYTAKELNVSFINEKKYRFQNQVDKMKEKVKNVEEKSKEFVYKVEEKSHDLIQKWEEKSREFIGNFLELFGPDGAWKQMFQERSGRMLQALSPRQSPTSSPTRERSPSRSPSPTLPWMLNKPSPPLSPKGAASASISSMSEGDEDEK